In a genomic window of Desulfovibrio inopinatus DSM 10711:
- a CDS encoding HPr family phosphocarrier protein yields the protein MNDSMHSEELASETGQVGVVAENGAGVCSVQVCVINDQGLHARPAARLAQEAQKFKSMITLCQADTEVDAKSILDILTLAAGQGSNLELRAEGDDASEALDHLSEMFKNRFR from the coding sequence ATGAATGATTCTATGCACAGTGAAGAGTTAGCCTCGGAAACCGGTCAGGTCGGCGTTGTGGCCGAGAATGGAGCTGGAGTATGTTCTGTTCAAGTTTGCGTCATTAATGATCAAGGGCTGCATGCCCGTCCTGCGGCCAGGCTCGCACAGGAGGCACAGAAGTTTAAATCGATGATAACTTTGTGCCAAGCTGATACCGAAGTCGACGCAAAAAGCATTCTTGATATTCTGACGTTGGCCGCTGGCCAAGGATCCAATCTGGAGTTGCGTGCAGAAGGCGACGATGCCAGTGAGGCTTTGGACCATC
- a CDS encoding PTS system mannose/fructose/sorbose family transporter subunit IID: MRKTMEYAAMSGEPNFSVLCQTFFRCYFVGAAYNSKGLQNIGLAYIMEPGLNSIYSDPAKRHRAWRRYTSFYNTHPFWTPLLVGVFLFMEIRIARGVIPETTLQAIKDTLVYTLSGVGDAFFGSALIGVWSIGATILAIHGNLGWFIALTIFLLVAAQVFKAVTFWLGYREGYKVLNRLKRWNFIDWSRRLKIFNAVLLAALWYLLARPFSCAGNWAISILLIVGSAVAMKRFPIPRELFVAALVIAFLVAGNDVSVCLFGD, translated from the coding sequence ATGCGCAAGACGATGGAGTATGCCGCCATGTCAGGGGAACCGAATTTTTCGGTATTATGTCAAACGTTCTTTCGTTGCTATTTTGTCGGAGCAGCCTACAACTCCAAAGGGTTGCAGAATATTGGCCTCGCATACATCATGGAACCGGGCCTCAATAGCATTTATTCCGATCCGGCAAAGCGGCATCGCGCTTGGCGGCGCTATACGTCGTTTTATAATACGCATCCCTTTTGGACACCGCTTTTAGTGGGGGTGTTTTTATTTATGGAAATCAGGATTGCCCGAGGGGTCATTCCTGAAACCACGTTGCAAGCCATTAAAGACACGCTGGTATATACACTGTCCGGTGTGGGGGATGCTTTTTTCGGAAGCGCGCTTATTGGGGTATGGTCCATTGGCGCGACAATATTGGCAATACATGGAAATCTGGGCTGGTTCATTGCGTTAACGATTTTTCTTCTCGTTGCGGCACAAGTTTTCAAAGCGGTAACATTTTGGCTTGGATACCGAGAAGGGTATAAAGTCTTGAATCGGCTCAAACGGTGGAATTTCATCGACTGGAGCCGTCGATTGAAAATTTTTAACGCCGTGCTTTTGGCTGCTTTATGGTATTTGCTCGCCCGGCCGTTTTCTTGTGCTGGAAATTGGGCAATAAGCATTCTGCTGATTGTAGGCTCGGCTGTGGCAATGAAACGTTTTCCAATTCCCCGTGAACTTTTCGTCGCTGCCCTGGTGATTGCATTTCTTGTGGCGGGAAATGATGTTAGTGTATGTCTTTTTGGAGACTGA